DNA sequence from the Coffea eugenioides isolate CCC68of unplaced genomic scaffold, Ceug_1.0 ScVebR1_1691;HRSCAF=2586, whole genome shotgun sequence genome:
GCGGTCGCGGTTGTTCCACATCCGTCACGGTATATCGATTAAATATCGGGTGATACGCGAGTTAAAGTATataaaactttcaaaaattctaaaaaaaattattaaaaataaaaaataatataagcAATACaactatcaaattaaatttgataaaaaacctAAGTTAACATAGATACCATGTAagtctttaaaaaaaatgacgTAGTTCTAATTAATAAACAAAAGATGTTGAAAAAAATCCAGTTCATTTGTTGTTAACTAATCCAATTTAATATTTGTTGGACTATTCTAATCTCTTGTTCCTTTGGTGTTAGGGGGGTTGAAATGTTGAATGAATGGAAACGTGAATGCATTCAAAAAACAGAGGAATGAAGTTTTAGGTATCCCCCTTTGACCAAGAAATGTTTGTTCGGGTtagagagaaagttggaaaggACGTGAGATAGAATCTGGTGGCCTTTGAGCTGTAATTTagctgtaattttttctttttcttttttttttgttgggtgtttatctctctctctctcctcactccaTTCTATCCCCTCACATTCCCACGTACACAACCTACACTGCCTCCCATAATCCTTAGAAAACGTTTCCATTCCACCGCCTTCCCCACTTTatttctctgtctctctcttctCAAGCTCCACCACCATTACCAGTTTACCACCACCCACAAAAATCTCCAAAACCCCGAATCCCACAAAATTTTTACAGATTCATCTTTCCACCGCCTCCCCCCCTTTAtttctctctgtctctctcttctCAAGCTCCACCACCATTACCAGTTTACCACCACCTACAAAAATTTCCAAAACCCCGAATCCCACAAAATTTTTACAGATTCATCTTACTTCCAAATTTGCTCCAATTCTTCTTGTTGTACTCCCAATCTGAAGATTATGATCAATCCCAATGAAATTACGAGTCTTACAATCACAACCCTCAAGAAACCTCAACTAATTATGATGGGTTGCACTAGCAGAAGTGATGGAATGAGGATGGCAACCGGTGGGAGAAAGAAGAAATCATGTGGGTGATTTTGTTGTCTGACTCGCGAGTTGACTCGGCCAAACTCGGTAAGTTTTACTGATTTCTTATTGATTTGAGTTGACTCGGTAAATATCGACCGAGTCAATCCGAGTCAACTCGGATTCCGGTGAAACGGCAATGCGGGTGTCGGTATCGTACCGGTGAGCCCCGTTCCGGttatgactcggccgagtcaacTCGGACTCGGCCGATTTGGCGAACCATGATTGGACCACCATAAGTTCTCAATTGCCTGGTTACCACCACAAAGCCAGTGGCGCAATCTTCGTAAAGTATGCAAAGAGCATATCTTTTCATCAGAAAGGCTCAACGCCAGTCAAGGGCTCCGCCAACAAAAGGTTCAGCAACTGTGCAATTATGTAGGCCAACGCTGTCTCAATGGACAGGCCATAGATATTGGTGAAGCTGCCTTCTCAACAACTCTCGACTTGATGTGGAACACTTTCTTCTCGGTTGATTTTGCACAATCCGATTCTATATCTAACTCTTTCTCGTCTCAAGAGGTGAAAGAAATGGTACGGAATGCGGTCAAAATTTCTTCTTGTCCTAATCTCGTGGACTGTTTTCCCATCCTCAGAGCAATTGATCCGCAGGGCATAAGGCGCAGAGCCAAGGTACATTTGGGAAAGTTTCTTGATATTATAGATGGTATCATTCGTCAGAGATCACAAGAAAGAGACACATCCAACACTtatcaaaggaaaaatgattTCTTGGAAGCCCTTCTTGATCTTAATCAGCAAAATGAATCTGTAGACATGAAACATTTGATTATGGTGAGTAATATTAATGTACCTATCCATTCAATACGTACTTTATATAACAGGTGCTAATATATAACTCCTAAATTATGAaatggacaaaaaaaaaaagaaaatcaccTGATGACTATAATTTGATTCCAACTCCACTGTATTTTAGGATTTATTCGTTGGAGGGACAGAAACAAGTTCAATCAGCGTGGAGTGGATAATGGCAGAGTTACTACGCAACcctgaaaaaaaatcaaaagctaggGACGAGATCAGGAAAGTTATTGGACAAAACGAGCTGGTTCAAGAATCAGATATCTCAAATCTCCCTTACTTGCAGTCGGTCATTAAAGAAACCTTTCGTCTTCGCCCTACTGTCCCATTCCTAGCTCACCAAGCTCAAAGTGACACGCAACTCAATGGATACGTGGTGCCAAAAAATGCTGATGTATTTGTTAACTTGTGGGGTATGGGCAGGGATCCAAGCTTGTGGTCAGATCCTACTTCATTCGTGCCTGAACGTTTCATGGATGGTGAGATTGATATGAAGGGCCAGCATTTTCAGCTCCTTCCCTTTGGCACGGGAAGAAGAATTTGTGCTGGACTACCACTGGCCGATCGAATGGTGCACCTTATGGTGGCTTCTTTGCTTCATAAATTTGAGTGGAAGCTTGAAGAAGGGATCAAACCAGAAGAAATTGACATGACCGAAGAGTTTGGAGGTACAATACGCAAGGCAGTGCCCCTTAAGGCTATTGCTCTTTCGGAACCATAATGTAATGGTTATTCAGCAATCTTCAGCTAAACCTGTCTCAATCATGAAAGTCCAAGACAGGAGAGGATCCATATTTGCCTTCACTTGTCACAGACAATCCAATAATTATTGAAACGCATAGCATGTTAAAGTTTAATACAGCAACGAATATAGGTATCGTTCTATCAATATCTAATAATGGTAAGAAGCAAAGTTTTAAAACTCTGCTCGGGCTGCTCAATCGAACCGGTTGAACCATCAATCTTGTTGTTGTTCGAGCTGGTTGACGTCCAACCCTGGAAGGTTCAGAAAACCGCTTTAAATGTTGCAGTAAAATAGTTAACTCGTCCGGTATTGGACTGTTCATCTGATGAATTGGAACGGTTTTTTATTAAACCAGTTCGGTTCTTGACTTGAACATTTTATGCCTAGTTGTTTAATGCAATCAAGAGGTCGTAGTTGTCTGGGACATTTAATGTAAGATGGACAGCTGGGTATGTTCtcacactacaacaaaaatgacctttcCTGACATGTCTATAAGGACATTTGCTGGTTTCTGCCATTATAGTAAACATATCATGACAATTATTAATAAATTCAATAATATgtactataatttttttattttatcatgatATACAAATAATAATGTGCCTTTAGGCTACCTATGATGACACTCTGGAAACTGTGagatgaacca
Encoded proteins:
- the LOC113755753 gene encoding geraniol 8-hydroxylase-like; the encoded protein is MWNTFFSVDFAQSDSISNSFSSQEVKEMVRNAVKISSCPNLVDCFPILRAIDPQGIRRRAKVHLGKFLDIIDGIIRQRSQERDTSNTYQRKNDFLEALLDLNQQNESVDMKHLIMDLFVGGTETSSISVEWIMAELLRNPEKKSKARDEIRKVIGQNELVQESDISNLPYLQSVIKETFRLRPTVPFLAHQAQSDTQLNGYVVPKNADVFVNLWGMGRDPSLWSDPTSFVPERFMDGEIDMKGQHFQLLPFGTGRRICAGLPLADRMVHLMVASLLHKFEWKLEEGIKPEEIDMTEEFGGTIRKAVPLKAIALSEP